Part of the Trichoderma asperellum chromosome 1, complete sequence genome is shown below.
CCGGGAAACGGGCTAAGGATGTGCCTGTAACATGGAGAGTGCATGTTTCTTAGCTGGAGAAATGTTTCGTTTTTCATCATTGtcgattttttttggggggggacGCCCTGCATTTTGTGTTTAACAACTGTTCATTACTCTTTAACAACGAacaataagaagaagaagacgcctTCTCGGAGATATTTCACGCAGCAGCCAAGCGATAAACAACCGCCACGATGCTTCTCGCCGAGGATCCAGCTACCGTGTGTTTTGCCCAATGAAgcaccaagaaaaaaaagatgcagAATGCTCAATGCTAACCCGCGCCTCACAGCTCATCCACCACACCATCAACAACTTCAACATCCAGCCCGACAAGCTCGCCGTCGGCCGAATCGCCGAGTCGCTCTCGACGCTGCAGCAGGCCCGCGAGCTGCACGTCCGCGACTCCGACTCGAcgctcaagaagctcgccCGCCAGCTCAACACCATCAACGCGCAGCACGACGAGCTCTTGTCGTCGCACTCGTCGGCGGACCACGCCTCGACCATCTCGCGCCTCGACACGCACAAGTTCCGCGTCGCCAAGGCCGCCTCCGACGCCGAGATGGAGGCCGAGCGCCTGGCGCAGCAGGCTGCCGATCTGGCGGCGCGGctgcaggagctggagctgcaggGCGTAGAGGGGTCGGAGGAGAGCCGGAGACGAGATCCCGTGGATGACgaggtgctgctgcggctgaaggTGTATCGCAGCCTGGGGATCGAGATTGAGAGGGACGACAAGGATGGAGAGTGGGCGCGGGCGGTGATTAGGAATGATAGGAAGGGAGATGTGCATGTGGTGAATATGGATAAGAAGTTTTCGCGGTACTTTTACGCGAATTACTTTTGGCAGGCTATCTGATGGATGGATTATGAGCTATTGGGTTTTGATTGGCTGgctgcttgtttcttttggttTTTGATTTGGGAAGATACCACTACGAGGAGTTGGAAATTGTTTTTTGGACTATTTGGACATGCGGCGTTGAGGACTGTTTGAATGCACATGTTGGAAACTATTACCTTGCTGAAGAATTTGAAGAAAGGGTGAGAATATATGAGAAAATGGAGTATATTAATGTCCATCTTGGTTATGCGTACTGTCGCAGAGGAGgtgaaaggagagaaaatgtCAATATAATTTTACAAATTTGCAAATTGCAGGCTCATGATCCTTTTGCTTAAAAACGCCAAATTCAGTCCCCCCATCCGTGCCGGTTGCGCCATGATACTCGATTTGAGTACAAAACCATTGTCAAACCAAATTGTTTTCATCAGAGAtaagcataaaaaaaaaaagatggaatGGCATGAAAGCCACCCACAGTCTGGTAAGCTTTTTGGCCCAAAGCCATTCGACTTCCCATATTCATTGTGATCATCAAGATACTACTCGTAACGCTTGTTTTCTCACACAATACCAGAAACATTAAGCGAGATTCCTTTTAACAGCTTTGGAGTATGTCATTAGAGAAAAATATCCATCGCTCTGGTTCGCGCCCGACCCAAGACGCGGAGCTGCCGACGGCGCTCGGACCCTGGAGCTGTTTGGAGATGGCGTCGTCAGGAGCATCTTCTCGGGGCTCCGAGTGCGGTCCTTCATCATGAGAAAGCCGCTCTCGGCCGAAGTGCTGGTCGGGCCGCCGGACAAGGTGCGCCGGTGATTCCTGTCGTGCGACCGGTCGTGCAGCTCGGAGCGAGAATTGATGGTGGTCCaggcggcgtcgtcgtcatcgtcatcgccgaGGCGCCACCCGCCAACGCCCTCAAAGTCTCTCTCGACGCCAACGCTGGGGatgaggccgaggccaatGTCGCTGCCCGGCGTGGTGGTGCCGGCCGAGTAGACGGACGTGCTGGGCCTGCGGCGGCGATGCCGCTTGAGGAGCGTGGACGAGGCTGACGGGCTGACGCTGTTGGCGCGGCTGTTgatggacgacgacgacgacgaggcccGTGGGGGCCGGGCATGgttcttgctgctgttgctggtgatGAAGCCGCTGCTCTCGGTGAGGTGGGCGAGAGACTGCGACACCAGGGAGAGGGCGATGTCGAGGTAGACGACAAAGACgcggaagatgaggatggagaaggcgaaggtggtggtgatgccggcgaagatggcgagagggatggtggcgatgaggaggaagGGCACGACGCAGGCGTAGAGGGGATTGAGGAGCGCCatttgagagagagattgaatACGAATTCTGAATTGGATGGGCGCAAGGTGATGGGTCATGACATG
Proteins encoded:
- the SPC24 gene encoding kinetochore-associated Ndc80 complex subunit spc24 (BUSCO:EOG092D4PH2) gives rise to the protein MLLAEDPATLIHHTINNFNIQPDKLAVGRIAESLSTLQQARELHVRDSDSTLKKLARQLNTINAQHDELLSSHSSADHASTISRLDTHKFRVAKAASDAEMEAERLAQQAADLAARLQELELQGVEGSEESRRRDPVDDEVLLRLKVYRSLGIEIERDDKDGEWARAVIRNDRKGDVHVVNMDKKFSRYFYANYFWQAI
- a CDS encoding uncharacterized protein (EggNog:ENOG41~TransMembrane:2 (i21-45o51-72i)) produces the protein MTHHLAPIQFRIRIQSLSQMALLNPLYACVVPFLLIATIPLAIFAGITTTFAFSILIFRVFVVYLDIALSLVSQSLAHLTESSGFITSNSSKNHARPPRASSSSSSINSRANSVSPSASSTLLKRHRRRRPSTSVYSAGTTTPGSDIGLGLIPSVGVERDFEGVGGWRLGDDDDDDAAWTTINSRSELHDRSHDRNHRRTLSGGPTSTSAESGFLMMKDRTRSPEKMLLTTPSPNSSRVRAPSAAPRLGSGANQSDGYFSLMTYSKAVKRNLA